The proteins below are encoded in one region of Pseudonocardia sp. DSM 110487:
- a CDS encoding YajQ family cyclic di-GMP-binding protein, protein MADPSFDVVSKVDRQEVDNALNQAAKELSQRFDFRGTGTSIAWAGEEAVTIESETEERAKAAVEVFKEKLIKRSISLKAFEVGEPAVSGRTYKVSGKILQGIATDKAKEISKTIRDEKLKGVQAQIQGDQLRVSGKKKDDLQAVIALLKNKDFGIALQFTNYR, encoded by the coding sequence GTGGCAGACCCGTCGTTCGACGTGGTGAGCAAGGTCGACCGGCAGGAGGTCGACAACGCCCTCAACCAGGCCGCGAAGGAGCTCTCACAGCGGTTCGACTTCCGCGGCACGGGCACCTCGATCGCGTGGGCGGGCGAGGAGGCCGTGACCATCGAGTCCGAGACCGAGGAGCGCGCCAAGGCGGCCGTCGAGGTCTTCAAGGAGAAGCTGATCAAGCGGAGCATCTCGCTGAAGGCGTTCGAGGTCGGCGAGCCCGCGGTGTCCGGGAGGACCTACAAGGTCAGCGGCAAGATCCTCCAGGGCATCGCGACCGACAAGGCCAAGGAGATCAGCAAGACCATCCGCGACGAGAAGCTCAAGGGCGTGCAGGCGCAGATCCAGGGCGACCAACTGCGGGTCTCGGGCAAGAAGAAGGACGACCTGCAGGCGGTGATCGCGCTGCTCAAGAACAAGGACTTCGGGATCGCGCTCCAGTTCACGAACTACCGCTAG
- the frdD gene encoding fumarate reductase subunit FrdD, which produces MAEGRKPAEPAGRVRTARPSRAEAAAWLLFSAGGMVSALLVPVLVLLFGVLFPLGLLAPPDHAGLAALLGHPLVRILLLGLCVLALLHWAHRFRYTLFDGLQLDRFRGAITVLCYAAALAGSVWAAFVLLD; this is translated from the coding sequence ATGGCCGAGGGACGGAAGCCTGCGGAGCCGGCGGGGCGGGTAAGGACAGCGAGGCCGTCGAGGGCGGAAGCGGCGGCGTGGCTGCTGTTCAGCGCGGGCGGGATGGTCTCCGCGCTGCTGGTACCCGTGCTGGTGTTGCTGTTCGGCGTGCTGTTCCCGCTCGGTCTGCTCGCCCCACCCGATCACGCAGGGCTCGCGGCGCTGCTGGGGCACCCGCTCGTCCGGATCCTCCTGCTCGGGCTGTGCGTGCTCGCGTTGCTGCACTGGGCCCACCGGTTCCGCTACACCCTCTTCGACGGGCTGCAGCTCGACCGCTTCCGCGGCGCGATCACCGTGCTCTGCTACGCGGCGGCGCTGGCCGGCTCGGTGTGGGCGGCGTTCGTGCTGCTCGACTGA
- the frdA gene encoding fumarate reductase (quinol) flavoprotein subunit, with product MADHDVVVVGGGAAGLRAAIAIVQAQPQLSVALVSKVYPMRSHTVSAEGGAAAVIASDDSLDEHAYDTVSGSDWLCDQDAVEAFVDEAPRELLQLEHWGCPWSRQPDGEVAVRAFGGMKKMRTWFAADKTGFHLLHTLFQTSLQYPQIARYDEWYVTKILEDDGVVRGVVGIELASGRIEAVTGRAVVLCTGGCGRVFPFTTNGNIKTGDGMALAYRAGAPLKDMEFVQYHPTGLPFTGILITEAARAEGGWLLNKDGYRYLQDYDLGTPSPTPVMRSMELGPRDRISQAFVHEQEKGNTVDTPYGPVVYLDLRHLGEKMIDAKLPFVRELCQQYERIDPVHELIPVRPVQHYMMGGVHTDIHGATGLAGLFAAGEVACVSINGANRLGSNSLPECLVFGRRAGIAAAEYAAAHPGTRSVEAQVADEHRRLVHDLLERRNGRERIADVRTDMQHAMEGSVGIFRDTESLLTGVEKLGELRERFEKATLEDTSRTFNTELVAALELGFMLDVAETMVASALRREESRGAHQRTDFPRRDDTRFLAHSLVTRRPDGAPHVEYLPVTITRWPPGERVYGR from the coding sequence ATGGCCGACCACGACGTCGTGGTGGTGGGGGGTGGCGCGGCAGGCCTGCGCGCCGCCATCGCGATCGTGCAGGCGCAGCCGCAGCTCTCCGTTGCGCTCGTGTCGAAGGTCTACCCGATGCGCAGCCACACGGTCTCCGCCGAGGGCGGGGCCGCCGCCGTCATCGCGAGCGACGACAGCCTCGATGAGCACGCCTACGACACGGTGTCGGGGAGCGACTGGCTCTGCGACCAGGACGCTGTGGAGGCCTTCGTCGACGAGGCGCCGCGCGAGCTGTTGCAGCTGGAGCACTGGGGTTGCCCGTGGAGCCGCCAGCCCGACGGCGAGGTCGCGGTGCGCGCCTTCGGCGGCATGAAGAAGATGCGCACCTGGTTCGCCGCTGACAAGACCGGGTTCCACCTGCTGCACACGCTGTTCCAGACCTCGCTGCAGTACCCGCAGATCGCCCGCTACGACGAGTGGTACGTCACGAAGATCCTCGAAGACGACGGCGTCGTGCGGGGCGTCGTCGGGATCGAGCTGGCCAGCGGGCGGATCGAGGCCGTCACCGGACGGGCGGTCGTCCTGTGCACGGGCGGCTGCGGGCGCGTCTTCCCGTTCACGACCAACGGCAACATCAAGACCGGGGACGGGATGGCGCTCGCCTATCGCGCGGGCGCCCCACTCAAGGACATGGAGTTCGTCCAGTACCACCCGACCGGCCTGCCGTTCACCGGCATCCTGATCACCGAGGCGGCCCGCGCGGAGGGCGGCTGGCTGCTCAACAAGGACGGCTACCGCTACCTGCAGGACTACGACCTCGGCACGCCGTCGCCCACGCCCGTCATGCGCAGCATGGAGTTGGGTCCACGGGACCGCATCTCCCAGGCGTTCGTGCACGAGCAGGAGAAGGGCAACACGGTCGACACCCCTTACGGGCCGGTCGTCTACCTCGACCTGCGGCACCTCGGCGAGAAGATGATCGACGCCAAGCTGCCGTTCGTGCGCGAGCTGTGCCAGCAGTACGAGCGCATCGACCCGGTGCACGAGCTGATCCCGGTGCGGCCGGTGCAGCACTACATGATGGGCGGGGTCCACACCGACATCCACGGCGCCACCGGGCTCGCCGGCCTGTTCGCCGCGGGCGAGGTCGCGTGCGTGAGCATCAACGGCGCCAACCGGCTCGGCTCGAACTCGCTGCCGGAGTGCCTGGTGTTCGGCCGCAGGGCGGGGATCGCGGCCGCCGAGTACGCCGCAGCACACCCGGGCACCCGCAGCGTCGAGGCCCAGGTCGCCGACGAGCACCGGCGGCTGGTGCACGACCTGCTGGAGCGCCGGAACGGCCGCGAGCGGATCGCCGACGTGCGCACCGACATGCAGCACGCGATGGAGGGCAGTGTCGGGATCTTCCGCGACACCGAGTCGCTGCTCACGGGCGTCGAGAAGCTGGGCGAGCTGCGGGAGCGGTTCGAGAAGGCCACGCTCGAGGACACCAGCCGGACGTTCAACACCGAGCTGGTCGCCGCCCTCGAGCTCGGGTTCATGCTGGACGTCGCCGAGACGATGGTGGCGAGCGCACTGCGCCGCGAGGAGTCGCGCGGCGCCCACCAGCGCACCGACTTCCCCCGCCGCGACGACACGCGCTTCCTCGCCCACTCGCTCGTCACCCGACGGCCGGACGGGGCGCCGCACGTCGAGTACCTGCCGGTGACGATCACCCGCTGGCCGCCGGGCGAGCGGGTCTACGGGAGGTGA
- a CDS encoding integrase, which translates to MDGKHSFDVRIWTTRVYAGKSTTTYYVRWKVAAQPYQEGFRTSALADSFRSELVSAARSGEAFSTETGRPVSAERREEDPTLWYEFACSYVDMKWPAAAGKSRMGIAETLATVTPALVRKSEGWRPDAELLRRALYTWSFNSRARSGGQAPEEFARVLRWLETNTRPVRDLADPDVARAVVAAISKKLDGRPAAASTRQRKRAVVYNALEYAVERKLMDTNPLAAIRARNHRPVEQVDRRVVVNPEQAARLLAAVGKQGESGKRLVAFFALMYYAALRPAEAANLPDSALQLPTEGWGWGELFLPGSAPTTGAAWSDSGRRRDERGLKHRAREAIRVVPSPPPLTSLLRTHLQEFGTNSRGRLFGATRAADGDLSDSVYGRVWASARAAALTSAEAASPLARRPYDLRHAAVSTWLNAGVAPTQVAEWAGHSVAVLLRVYAKCIAGQEEAARNRVALALGLQ; encoded by the coding sequence ATGGACGGGAAGCACAGCTTTGATGTTCGTATCTGGACGACGCGCGTCTACGCGGGCAAGTCGACCACGACCTACTACGTCCGGTGGAAGGTCGCCGCGCAGCCGTACCAGGAGGGGTTCCGGACGTCGGCTCTTGCGGACAGCTTCCGATCCGAGCTGGTCTCGGCGGCACGCTCAGGCGAAGCGTTCTCAACCGAAACCGGGCGGCCGGTTTCGGCTGAGCGCCGCGAAGAGGACCCGACACTCTGGTACGAATTCGCGTGCTCCTATGTCGACATGAAGTGGCCCGCCGCCGCCGGAAAGTCGCGCATGGGTATCGCCGAGACACTGGCCACTGTCACCCCGGCGCTCGTGCGCAAGTCCGAGGGATGGCGACCGGACGCCGAACTTCTACGCCGCGCGCTCTACACGTGGTCGTTCAACAGTCGCGCCCGCAGCGGCGGTCAGGCACCGGAAGAATTCGCTCGCGTGCTTCGTTGGCTGGAAACCAACACCCGACCCGTTCGCGATCTGGCGGACCCCGATGTTGCGCGCGCTGTCGTCGCGGCTATCAGCAAGAAGCTCGATGGCAGACCGGCCGCCGCGAGCACGCGTCAACGCAAGCGGGCTGTCGTCTACAACGCACTGGAGTATGCCGTAGAGAGGAAGCTCATGGATACAAACCCGCTAGCTGCGATTCGGGCGAGGAATCATCGCCCCGTGGAACAGGTGGACCGGAGAGTTGTCGTCAATCCAGAGCAAGCGGCGCGACTGCTCGCGGCGGTTGGCAAGCAAGGCGAATCAGGCAAGCGCTTGGTGGCGTTCTTCGCACTGATGTACTACGCGGCTCTCCGGCCGGCCGAGGCAGCGAACCTGCCGGACTCAGCGCTTCAGCTGCCTACCGAAGGATGGGGTTGGGGTGAGTTGTTCCTCCCCGGCTCCGCGCCGACGACGGGCGCAGCATGGAGCGACAGCGGCAGGCGACGCGATGAACGAGGGCTGAAGCATCGCGCTCGCGAGGCGATCCGCGTCGTGCCGTCTCCGCCGCCGCTCACGTCGCTTCTCCGAACCCACCTGCAAGAGTTCGGGACGAACAGCCGGGGGCGGCTGTTCGGCGCCACGCGAGCCGCTGACGGCGACCTCTCGGACAGCGTGTACGGGCGCGTGTGGGCGAGCGCTCGCGCGGCCGCGCTCACGAGCGCCGAGGCAGCTTCCCCGCTTGCGCGACGGCCATACGATCTCCGCCACGCGGCGGTGTCGACGTGGTTGAACGCTGGCGTGGCGCCCACACAGGTCGCCGAGTGGGCCGGGCACAGTGTCGCCGTGCTCCTCCGTGTCTACGCCAAGTGCATCGCCGGACAGGAGGAGGCCGCGCGGAACCGCGTAGCGCTCGCCCTCGGCCTCCAGTAG
- the sdhB gene encoding succinate dehydrogenase iron-sulfur subunit — protein MPDTITLQVTRYRPESESAPTLQEYEVPMREDWAVLDGLNYVKDHLDGTLSYRWSCRMGICGSCGMTVNGDPALTCGTFLTDYAPGPVRVEPLANFPVIRDLVVGIDDFMHKLPEVKPWLVRDDDGGVDDVEFLQTPDQLDAYKQYSMCINCMLCYSACPVYGIEPDFLGPAAIALAQRYNLDSRDQGAHQRLDVLATDAGVWACTYVGECTRACPKGVDPAGAIQRYKLTAAARTLLPWGKR, from the coding sequence GTGCCCGACACGATCACGCTGCAGGTCACCCGCTACCGGCCGGAGTCGGAGAGCGCGCCGACGCTGCAGGAGTACGAGGTGCCGATGCGGGAGGACTGGGCGGTCCTCGACGGCCTGAACTACGTCAAGGACCACCTCGACGGCACGCTGTCGTACCGCTGGTCGTGCCGGATGGGGATCTGCGGCAGCTGCGGCATGACCGTCAACGGCGATCCGGCGCTGACCTGCGGCACGTTCCTCACCGACTACGCGCCGGGACCGGTCCGCGTGGAGCCGCTGGCGAACTTCCCCGTGATCCGGGACCTCGTCGTGGGGATCGACGACTTCATGCACAAGCTGCCCGAGGTGAAGCCATGGCTCGTGCGCGACGACGACGGCGGCGTGGACGATGTGGAGTTCCTGCAGACTCCCGACCAGCTCGACGCGTACAAGCAGTACAGCATGTGCATCAACTGCATGCTCTGCTACTCGGCGTGCCCGGTGTACGGGATCGAGCCCGACTTCCTCGGCCCCGCCGCGATCGCGCTCGCCCAGCGCTACAACCTCGACTCCCGCGACCAGGGCGCCCACCAGCGACTGGACGTGCTCGCCACCGACGCGGGTGTCTGGGCGTGCACCTACGTCGGTGAGTGCACGCGGGCGTGCCCCAAGGGCGTCGACCCGGCGGGGGCGATCCAGCGCTACAAGCTCACCGCAGCCGCGCGGACGCTGCTGCCGTGGGGGAAGCGATGA
- a CDS encoding AlpA family transcriptional regulator: MTKPIERLTLAEVCAELRISRSTFYEWRAKGRAPRCIKLPNGDLRIRRSELERWLDSCEEAA; the protein is encoded by the coding sequence ATGACCAAGCCGATCGAGAGGCTCACGCTCGCCGAGGTCTGCGCCGAGCTGCGCATCTCCCGCTCCACCTTCTATGAGTGGCGGGCCAAGGGCCGTGCGCCGCGCTGCATCAAGCTTCCGAACGGCGATCTCCGCATCCGCCGCTCCGAACTTGAACGCTGGCTCGACTCCTGCGAGGAGGCCGCGTGA
- a CDS encoding DUF3631 domain-containing protein has protein sequence MSADLDTTLTAIDSAINSAADGDGGRACVKCGDPLRNSPSEDFCSEACQATWLTERTAGPPTDAGSAPNEQLPDQGPARALGWLAPPPATAVEPAELLDRVAAFISRFSVFPDQHCAPTLALWYAHTHAVQYFYTTPRLILDSAEPGSGKTRVLEVAQYLVAKPEMTISITTAAIFRMLAVGPVTLLFDEIDAVFNAKGGGNNEDLRALLNAGYKRSATVARCVGDASRMKVERFPVFAPVALAGIAGGMPSTITTRAITIHMRRRAPHEHAEPFRERKVETQAAPLREALAEWLDRVGADYLAGAEPDVPDGVADRAAEVWEPLLAIADLAGGHWPETARAAAVHFVRTASTAGTSIGTRLLADLRALFHVAGVDRMATTDILAELLAAEEASWADLDGRPLDPRRLARELARYGVRPGPIRIGGQPTKGYQVGGPTGLADAWARYLPPPDTPPESVTSVTAVTPQVRHVTAPDPVTGTSVTPPVEPSPPAPPQRTRVTDATVTPRASVTPLTRQVTDVTDVTATNGPGGAR, from the coding sequence ATGAGCGCCGACCTGGACACGACGTTGACCGCGATCGACAGCGCGATCAACTCAGCGGCCGACGGGGACGGCGGCCGAGCGTGCGTCAAGTGCGGTGACCCGCTGCGCAACTCTCCCTCGGAAGACTTCTGCTCCGAGGCCTGCCAGGCGACCTGGCTGACCGAACGAACCGCCGGCCCGCCGACCGACGCCGGGTCGGCGCCGAACGAGCAGCTCCCCGACCAGGGGCCGGCGCGCGCGCTCGGTTGGCTGGCGCCGCCGCCGGCCACGGCGGTCGAACCGGCCGAACTCCTCGACCGTGTGGCCGCGTTCATCAGTCGATTCTCGGTGTTCCCGGACCAGCACTGCGCGCCCACGCTCGCGCTCTGGTACGCGCACACGCACGCCGTTCAGTACTTCTACACCACCCCCCGACTGATCCTCGATTCCGCGGAACCCGGATCCGGCAAAACCCGAGTGCTGGAAGTCGCGCAGTATCTGGTGGCGAAGCCAGAGATGACCATCAGCATCACCACCGCGGCCATCTTCCGGATGCTCGCCGTCGGACCGGTCACGCTCTTGTTCGACGAGATCGACGCCGTATTCAACGCGAAAGGCGGCGGGAACAACGAGGATCTGCGGGCGCTTCTGAACGCCGGATACAAGCGCTCCGCGACGGTCGCGCGCTGCGTCGGGGATGCGTCCCGGATGAAGGTCGAACGATTCCCCGTGTTCGCGCCTGTTGCGCTCGCCGGGATCGCCGGCGGAATGCCCTCCACCATCACCACCCGCGCCATCACCATCCACATGCGCCGACGCGCCCCACACGAGCACGCCGAACCGTTCCGAGAGAGGAAAGTGGAAACCCAAGCCGCACCCCTGCGCGAGGCACTCGCTGAATGGCTCGACAGGGTGGGGGCCGACTACCTCGCCGGTGCCGAACCTGATGTTCCTGACGGGGTCGCCGACCGCGCCGCCGAGGTCTGGGAACCACTGTTGGCGATCGCGGACCTCGCCGGCGGGCACTGGCCCGAAACCGCCCGCGCTGCGGCCGTCCACTTCGTGCGCACAGCGAGCACCGCCGGCACTTCGATCGGCACCCGACTCCTCGCCGACCTACGGGCCCTGTTCCACGTCGCCGGAGTGGACCGGATGGCCACCACCGACATCCTCGCCGAACTCCTCGCCGCCGAGGAAGCCTCCTGGGCAGATCTCGACGGCCGCCCGCTCGACCCCCGCCGCCTCGCCCGCGAACTCGCCCGCTACGGGGTCCGCCCCGGCCCCATCCGCATCGGCGGCCAGCCCACGAAGGGCTACCAAGTCGGCGGCCCCACCGGGCTCGCCGACGCCTGGGCCCGCTACCTCCCACCACCCGACACCCCACCGGAGTCGGTTACATCGGTTACAGCAGTTACACCGCAGGTCAGACACGTAACCGCACCCGACCCCGTAACCGGTACGTCGGTTACACCCCCTGTCGAGCCATCACCCCCCGCCCCACCGCAACGCACCCGCGTAACCGACGCAACGGTTACGCCCCGAGCATCGGTTACGCCCCTGACCAGGCAAGTAACCGACGTAACCGACGTAACCGCTACCAACGGCCCGGGGGGTGCCCGATGA
- a CDS encoding bifunctional DNA primase/polymerase, with product MSTHSKDSLSLADRARLATWLDLAARGWHLFPVRPGRKTPAITRWQDRATTDPQRITRFFTDRPDHNAGIACGPSGLLVIDCDTPKATCAGDNPSGSAGGATGRDGWAVLAGMAAGRGGLPDTWTVATPSGGRHLYFRAPAPGPDGRPLGNTGKTLGPMLDTRGAGGQVLAPGSRLPNGGYELLDDTDPAALPGWLAWQLSVRAPTATSGPPERFSTTVGDYGAYVSTIVRAERQRVAQAPRGGHNAAVFTAARALGQLVGAGVLDPATVERDLLADAAHIITGPCDCTARDIAASIASGLAYGRRRPRCLPPPRAGTGMADEGRQTA from the coding sequence ATGAGCACGCACAGTAAGGACTCGCTCTCGCTCGCCGACCGCGCCCGCCTCGCCACCTGGCTCGACCTCGCCGCCCGTGGCTGGCACCTGTTCCCGGTCCGGCCCGGCCGCAAGACCCCGGCCATCACCCGCTGGCAGGACCGCGCCACCACCGATCCGCAGCGCATCACCCGGTTCTTCACCGACCGCCCCGACCACAACGCCGGCATCGCCTGCGGGCCGTCTGGGCTGCTGGTCATCGACTGCGACACCCCCAAAGCCACCTGCGCCGGCGACAACCCGAGCGGCTCTGCCGGCGGTGCCACGGGCCGGGATGGGTGGGCGGTGCTCGCCGGGATGGCGGCCGGCCGCGGCGGGCTGCCCGACACCTGGACCGTCGCCACCCCGTCCGGCGGCCGGCACCTGTACTTCCGCGCCCCCGCACCGGGGCCGGACGGGCGGCCGCTGGGCAACACCGGCAAGACGCTCGGACCGATGCTCGACACCCGCGGGGCGGGCGGGCAGGTACTCGCGCCCGGCAGCCGCCTCCCAAACGGCGGATACGAACTCCTCGACGACACCGACCCCGCCGCTCTGCCGGGGTGGTTGGCCTGGCAGCTGTCCGTTCGCGCGCCTACGGCCACCTCAGGGCCGCCTGAGCGGTTCTCCACGACGGTGGGTGACTACGGGGCCTACGTGTCGACCATCGTGCGGGCCGAGCGTCAGCGAGTCGCTCAGGCCCCGCGCGGCGGGCACAACGCCGCGGTGTTCACCGCGGCCCGCGCGCTCGGGCAGCTCGTGGGCGCCGGCGTGCTCGACCCGGCCACTGTCGAGCGCGATCTCCTCGCGGACGCCGCGCACATCATCACCGGCCCGTGCGACTGCACCGCCCGCGACATCGCCGCATCGATCGCGTCCGGGCTCGCCTACGGCCGGCGCCGGCCCCGCTGCCTCCCACCGCCCCGCGCTGGCACGGGCATGGCTGACGAGGGGAGGCAGACCGCATGA
- a CDS encoding cell division protein FtsK, with product MTTTTLVGTPDPDNHSNHQHTPVEHGESEGVRMTSTHDIPPPAPGAAQPYEPAQGRIIDFPAPAGRDPMPPVDDGDDADDEDGAGRVLVDPPARDPGRELLPWQRREVVRRPVIAPWLTRTEDVRAAGRWAAGWAWHATGFHTVRAPLYAAKLAARAPRGAGVALASAARWVNDAESSTLRAEAVRAGDADRYLKLAEARAARVRVRRRLAFAGLLAGAAGLLVLHAFAPAWLVLTLALAAVLVLGWVGTPADRPVTGRSVVRTQVQRLTSDIVVRALASLGIAEINKAMGKGGGGITFPAPITRDGPGWRADVDLPYGVTVSDIAERRDRLASGLRRPLGCVWPEPASEAHAGRLVLWVGDQDMAAAKPAPWPLARGGAADLFRPVPFGVDQRGRRVALSLIFESMLIGSKPRMGKTFAMRVVLLAAALDPGAQLRIFELKGTGDLSMVENCCHHYGSGADPTTLEACMESLRDLYAQLDTRAAAIRKLPREICPENKVTPEISARRGLGLFLIVAGIDECQELFSHPDYKDEAARLAEAIIKRGPALGIILVLATQRPDAKSLPTGVSANVGIRFCLRVMGQTENDMVLGTSSYQNGLRATTFGPRDKGIGYLVGAGDDPQIVRTAYIDGPAAEVIGARARALREAAGTITGHAAGEDTEQHERPARSVLGDIAEVFGPDEDRLWSEVIAARLAEQWPTAYRSTTPASLAASLKPYGLAPAQVWGTDPDTGEGRNRRGYLRDAVTTAWLATRKDRGPNTPGGDSA from the coding sequence ATGACCACCACCACGTTGGTCGGCACCCCCGACCCCGACAACCACAGCAACCACCAGCACACCCCTGTTGAGCACGGCGAGAGCGAGGGAGTCCGGATGACCAGCACGCACGACATCCCGCCGCCGGCGCCCGGCGCCGCGCAGCCGTACGAACCGGCGCAGGGTCGGATTATCGACTTCCCGGCCCCGGCCGGGCGGGACCCGATGCCGCCGGTGGACGACGGCGACGACGCGGACGACGAGGACGGCGCTGGCCGGGTGCTGGTCGACCCGCCGGCACGGGACCCAGGCCGGGAGTTGCTGCCTTGGCAGCGCCGCGAGGTCGTGCGGCGCCCGGTGATCGCGCCGTGGCTGACCCGCACCGAGGACGTGCGCGCGGCCGGCCGGTGGGCGGCCGGATGGGCGTGGCACGCCACCGGTTTCCACACCGTCCGCGCACCCCTCTACGCGGCCAAGCTCGCCGCTCGCGCCCCCCGCGGCGCCGGCGTCGCGCTCGCGTCCGCGGCGCGCTGGGTGAACGACGCCGAGTCCAGCACGCTGCGCGCTGAGGCGGTCCGGGCCGGGGACGCCGACCGCTACCTGAAGCTCGCCGAGGCCCGCGCGGCCCGGGTGCGGGTCCGGCGCCGGCTCGCCTTCGCCGGGCTGCTCGCCGGCGCGGCCGGTCTGCTGGTGCTGCACGCGTTCGCACCCGCCTGGCTCGTGCTCACGCTCGCGCTGGCCGCCGTGCTTGTGCTCGGCTGGGTCGGCACCCCGGCCGACCGCCCGGTGACCGGCCGGTCTGTGGTCCGCACTCAGGTCCAGCGGCTCACCTCGGACATTGTGGTTCGCGCGCTGGCCTCGCTGGGGATCGCGGAGATCAACAAGGCGATGGGCAAGGGTGGTGGCGGGATCACCTTCCCCGCCCCCATCACCCGCGACGGCCCGGGGTGGCGCGCCGATGTGGATCTGCCCTACGGGGTCACCGTCTCCGACATCGCCGAGCGCCGCGACCGGCTCGCGTCCGGGTTGCGGCGCCCGCTGGGGTGCGTGTGGCCGGAGCCGGCGTCCGAGGCGCACGCCGGGCGGCTGGTGCTCTGGGTCGGGGATCAGGACATGGCCGCGGCCAAGCCGGCACCGTGGCCGCTCGCCCGCGGTGGGGCGGCGGACCTGTTCCGGCCGGTGCCGTTCGGGGTCGACCAGCGCGGGCGCCGCGTCGCGCTGTCGCTGATCTTCGAGAGCATGCTCATCGGTTCCAAGCCGCGGATGGGCAAGACGTTCGCCATGCGCGTTGTGCTGCTCGCCGCCGCCCTGGACCCGGGTGCGCAGCTGCGGATCTTCGAGCTGAAGGGCACCGGTGACCTGTCGATGGTGGAGAACTGCTGCCACCACTACGGCTCCGGCGCCGACCCGACGACGCTGGAGGCGTGCATGGAGTCGCTGCGCGACCTCTACGCGCAGCTGGACACCCGCGCCGCGGCCATCCGGAAGCTGCCGCGGGAGATCTGCCCGGAGAACAAGGTCACCCCGGAGATCTCCGCCCGCCGGGGGCTGGGCCTGTTCCTGATCGTGGCCGGGATCGACGAGTGCCAGGAGCTGTTCTCCCACCCCGACTACAAGGACGAGGCCGCCCGGCTGGCCGAGGCCATCATCAAGCGCGGCCCCGCGCTCGGGATCATCCTCGTGCTGGCCACCCAGCGCCCGGACGCCAAGTCCCTCCCGACCGGGGTGTCCGCGAACGTGGGGATCCGGTTCTGCCTGCGGGTGATGGGCCAGACCGAGAACGACATGGTGCTCGGCACCTCGAGCTACCAGAACGGGTTGCGGGCGACCACGTTCGGGCCGCGGGACAAGGGCATCGGCTACCTGGTCGGCGCCGGCGACGACCCGCAGATCGTGCGCACCGCCTACATCGACGGCCCGGCCGCCGAGGTCATCGGCGCCCGCGCCCGCGCGCTGCGGGAGGCCGCAGGCACCATCACCGGCCACGCCGCCGGCGAGGACACCGAGCAGCACGAGCGGCCCGCCCGGTCGGTGCTCGGCGACATCGCCGAGGTGTTCGGGCCGGATGAGGACCGGCTGTGGTCGGAGGTGATCGCCGCCCGGCTCGCCGAGCAGTGGCCCACCGCCTACCGCAGCACCACCCCCGCCTCGCTCGCCGCGAGCCTGAAGCCCTACGGGCTGGCGCCGGCGCAGGTGTGGGGCACCGACCCGGACACCGGAGAGGGTCGCAACCGGCGCGGCTACCTGCGCGACGCGGTCACCACGGCGTGGCTCGCCACCCGCAAGGACCGCGGGCCGAACACGCCGGGCGGTGACAGCGCGTAG